Proteins from one Cervus canadensis isolate Bull #8, Minnesota chromosome 25, ASM1932006v1, whole genome shotgun sequence genomic window:
- the EEF1AKMT3 gene encoding EEF1A lysine methyltransferase 3 isoform X3, translating into MADSRPDPESEPDSVFPREVGLFADCYSEKSRFCFCGHVLNITENFGSRLGVAARVWDAALSLCSYFESHNVDFRGKKVIELGAGTGIVGILAALQGSVHEVSLSVYSPSCVCLHCLLSRSYTSLQLPFRFSAQLCDETQKSEYPLSFLSSYCFFSSVPEHPLTPPRPPTCLLHSASSSQCCELHF; encoded by the exons ATGGCAGATTCCCGCCCAGATCCTGAGTCAGAGCCCGATTCGGTGTTCCCACGCGAGGTCGGGCTCTTCGCCGACTGCTACTCGGAGAAGAGCAGGTTCTGCTTCTGTGGGCACGTGCTGAATATCACGGAGAACTTCGGGTCCCGTCTCGGGGTGGCAGCGCGCGTGTGGGATGCG GCTCTAAGCCTGTGCAGCTATTTCGAGAGTCACAATgtggatttccgaggcaagaaagTGATCGAACTGGGCGCGGGGACTGGTATCGTGGGAATCTTGGCAGCGCTGCAGG gaAGTGTCCACGAGGTCTCTCTCAGCGTCTACTCACCCAGCTGTGTCTGTCTGCACTGCCTTCTCTCCCG ATCCTACACATCCCTGCAGTTACCATTCCGTTTCTCTGCTCAGCTTTGTGATGAAACTCAGAAGAGTGAATATCCGCTGTCGTTCCTCTCCTCCTATTGTTTCTTCAGTTCCGTTCCAGAACACCCCCTCACACCGCCCCGCCCCCCAACTTGCCTTCTCCACTCCGCTAGCTCCAGTCAATGTTGTGAGCTTCACTTTTGA
- the EEF1AKMT3 gene encoding EEF1A lysine methyltransferase 3 isoform X1 has protein sequence MADSRPDPESEPDSVFPREVGLFADCYSEKSRFCFCGHVLNITENFGSRLGVAARVWDAALSLCSYFESHNVDFRGKKVIELGAGTGIVGILAALQGSVHEVSLSVYSPSCVCLHCLLSRYDARRAVLLAKVKPPMPHETLNLLICVKTLFKQIPCPPASPALLFSLLSGSFHVCVCVYYAYKYAIISPISDPTHPCSYHSVSLLSFVMKLRRVNIRCRSSPPIVSSVPFQNTPSHRPAPQLAFSTPLAPVNVVSFTFDCMLLNAAVRGLPWWSSG, from the exons ATGGCAGATTCCCGCCCAGATCCTGAGTCAGAGCCCGATTCGGTGTTCCCACGCGAGGTCGGGCTCTTCGCCGACTGCTACTCGGAGAAGAGCAGGTTCTGCTTCTGTGGGCACGTGCTGAATATCACGGAGAACTTCGGGTCCCGTCTCGGGGTGGCAGCGCGCGTGTGGGATGCG GCTCTAAGCCTGTGCAGCTATTTCGAGAGTCACAATgtggatttccgaggcaagaaagTGATCGAACTGGGCGCGGGGACTGGTATCGTGGGAATCTTGGCAGCGCTGCAGG gaAGTGTCCACGAGGTCTCTCTCAGCGTCTACTCACCCAGCTGTGTCTGTCTGCACTGCCTTCTCTCCCGGTACGATGCTAGACGTGCTGTGCTCCTAGCTAAGGTCAAGCCCCCCATGCCTCATGAGACCCTGAACCTTCTCATCTGTGTAAAGACACTGTTCAAGCAGATACCCTGCCCCCCTGCCTCTCCTGCGTTgctgttttcccttctctctggatcattccatgtgtgtgtttgtgtgtattatGCATATAAATATGCGATAATTTCTCCTATCTCAGATCCTACACATCCCTGCAGTTACCATTCCGTTTCTCTGCTCAGCTTTGTGATGAAACTCAGAAGAGTGAATATCCGCTGTCGTTCCTCTCCTCCTATTGTTTCTTCAGTTCCGTTCCAGAACACCCCCTCACACCGCCCCGCCCCCCAACTTGCCTTCTCCACTCCGCTAGCTCCAGTCAATGTTGTGAGCTTCACTTTTGACTGCATGTTGTTGAATGCAGcagtcaggggacttccctggtggtccagtggctaa